In Neptuniibacter halophilus, the genomic stretch TGATGGGCTGGAAACGGGTTGCGCTGATTGTGTTGGCTGCGGTGGGGTTATCGGGGTGTCAGGCGCTGCAGAAAGTGGATCAGGGGCTCTATCAGGTGGCTGAATCGGTCAGCGAACGGGACCGCGTGACCGGCCAGCGTACCCTGAGCATGGCTGACCGGTCGGCACAGATTGCCAATGGCAATGCGTATATCGAACAACTGATTGCTGCTGAGAAAAAAGCCGGCCGGCCTGTTAATGCTGCGGTAGATAAACAGCAGTACCAGCGTCTGGTACGGGTGTTTGACCGGGTGCATCAGATCTCCCACCTCAAAGATGAGCGCTGGCAGCCTCTGCTGATCCGGCGTGACAGCTTTAACGCTTTCACAACCGGGGGCACCTATATTGTGGTGCACTCCGAACTGATGGATACCCTGAAGGATGACGCGGAACTGGCGGCGGTGATCGGCCATGAGATCGCGCATACGGTGGCTAACCACGTGTATGAACGTCAGACACATGCTCAGGTCAGTGCTCTGGCGGGTTCCAATTCTGTTAGCCGTAGCGGATATCAGGCAGCCTTCACCCACGAAAGTGAACGCGAGGCAGACCGGATAGGGATTCTCTACTCCGCCCTGTCGGGATACGACCCGATGGCGGCCAGCCGGATCTGGCAGCGCAAATACACTGCTGAAGGGAATGCCCGGGCGCTGTTTCATCATGATCACCCGGTGAACGCAGAGCGTTATCAGGAAGCGCAGGCCGTAGGGCAGAAAGTGATGCCTTATTACCAGAAAAACCGGATCAATCCGAACGCTCAGGCCCTGCTGGATAATAATGTTCTCTGGCGCAAGAATAATGCAGAGGCGGCTGCAGGTGAGGGGGGGGGAGTCAGTGCTCTGCTGACCACGGCGCTGGGCGCATACGTGCAGCATCAGGGGGCGAAGCAGGAGGAGCTGCGTCAACGTCAGCAGGCACATTTTGTAAAATCGGTGGAGGCCGGGCTGAAGCTGGAATCCAGCCGTAAGGCTTCGGCTCAGAAGCTGGAAACCCGCTGGCGCTATGCGGTAAGAGGTCCGGTGCTGAAAAATCTGGTGATGGGGTTATATTTCAAACGCGACAATAAGGTCGAGCGCTACGTTGATCATGTGCCCGGTTACATTAAACCCGGACAGGTGTTCGCCGCCCGGTTTGAGCTCCCGCAGGGGGTAACGGTGGATGATCTGCAGAGATATGACGCGCGCTTTTATCTCGATGATGTTGAGCCTGCCCGTTAAAACGCTAAAAAATAACATGCTGATTCATATGTAATTTTTCTGTAACTTTATAACCCGGCTGAATTTATATAATGGACAGATATCAGTTTAGGTTTGGAATACCAGCATGCCACGAAGGACCAAAGAAGAAGCGGAGCAGACACGCCAGTTGCTGCTCCGGACTGCACTCAGAATGTTTGCTGAGCAGGGCATTGCCCGTACCAGTCTGAAAGAGATTGCCAGTGAAGCAGGGATGACTCACGGCGCGCTCTACTGGCATTTCAAGAACCGCAGTGATCTGGTGGCCGCGCTCTATGAGGAGTGTCGTTTCCCGCTGGAAGATATCTATCTGGATCAACTGCAGTCTGCCCGTCAGGATGCGTTGCAGTCCCTCGGCGGTTTTCTG encodes the following:
- a CDS encoding M48 family metallopeptidase, with amino-acid sequence MGWKRVALIVLAAVGLSGCQALQKVDQGLYQVAESVSERDRVTGQRTLSMADRSAQIANGNAYIEQLIAAEKKAGRPVNAAVDKQQYQRLVRVFDRVHQISHLKDERWQPLLIRRDSFNAFTTGGTYIVVHSELMDTLKDDAELAAVIGHEIAHTVANHVYERQTHAQVSALAGSNSVSRSGYQAAFTHESEREADRIGILYSALSGYDPMAASRIWQRKYTAEGNARALFHHDHPVNAERYQEAQAVGQKVMPYYQKNRINPNAQALLDNNVLWRKNNAEAAAGEGGGVSALLTTALGAYVQHQGAKQEELRQRQQAHFVKSVEAGLKLESSRKASAQKLETRWRYAVRGPVLKNLVMGLYFKRDNKVERYVDHVPGYIKPGQVFAARFELPQGVTVDDLQRYDARFYLDDVEPAR